A part of Paenibacillus sp. sptzw28 genomic DNA contains:
- a CDS encoding hemolysin family protein, with protein sequence MHFEADRIFWNLLIVILLVLLNGFFVAAEFSLVKVRQSRLTQLSNEGNKRAKYALKVNRRLDTYLSATQLGITIASLGLGWVGEPAISELIVEPAMHQFGMTDVTVISTISVIIGFLVITFLHIVLGELAPKTLAIRKPESTSLWASMPLLLFYRLFLPAIWLLNGSANRLLRLLGVKPAHEDDSAHTEEEIRILMDQSARSGIIDKDELKLFDNIFEFSDRLAREVMLPRTDMDCLYAELSFAENMKTVYATKHTRYPVCVEDKDQLIGFVHITDLLTADPDEEHMLDKFLRPILNVPESMEISQVLKLMQHRHSQLAIVVDEYGGTAGMLTTELILEEIVGEIHDEFDNDLPSVVVKGEVTSVEGRMLIEDINDMFHLDIEDEDVDSIGGWLFTRLEGNPAKGKKVEHEGFVFEVAESEPLRVLRVHIYRRKTPEPVEAPSKN encoded by the coding sequence ATGCACTTTGAAGCGGACAGGATTTTTTGGAATTTGTTAATCGTTATACTTCTTGTTTTGCTGAACGGTTTTTTTGTCGCAGCGGAGTTCTCGCTGGTGAAAGTTCGGCAGTCGCGGCTGACACAGCTTTCAAATGAAGGAAACAAGCGCGCTAAATATGCTTTGAAGGTTAACCGGAGGCTCGATACGTATTTGTCGGCCACGCAGCTGGGCATTACGATCGCTTCGCTCGGTCTAGGCTGGGTAGGGGAGCCGGCTATTTCCGAATTGATCGTCGAACCGGCGATGCACCAGTTCGGTATGACTGATGTAACCGTGATTTCGACGATATCGGTAATTATCGGGTTTCTCGTTATTACGTTTCTGCATATCGTGCTTGGAGAGCTTGCTCCCAAGACGCTGGCCATTCGGAAACCCGAATCGACATCATTATGGGCTTCAATGCCCTTGCTGCTGTTTTACCGGCTTTTCCTTCCGGCGATCTGGCTTCTTAACGGTTCGGCTAACCGGCTGCTTAGACTGCTCGGGGTTAAACCGGCGCATGAAGACGATTCGGCCCATACCGAGGAAGAAATTCGTATTCTCATGGACCAAAGCGCAAGGAGCGGTATTATCGATAAAGACGAGCTTAAGCTGTTCGATAATATTTTCGAGTTTTCCGACCGTCTTGCCCGCGAAGTGATGCTGCCGCGAACCGACATGGACTGTCTGTATGCAGAACTGTCATTTGCGGAAAATATGAAGACCGTCTACGCTACGAAGCATACGCGTTACCCGGTTTGCGTCGAGGACAAAGATCAATTGATCGGATTCGTACATATTACCGATCTGCTGACTGCGGATCCGGATGAAGAACATATGCTGGATAAATTTCTCCGTCCGATTCTCAACGTACCGGAATCGATGGAAATCAGTCAAGTGCTTAAGCTGATGCAGCACAGGCATTCGCAGCTGGCAATAGTCGTCGACGAGTACGGTGGAACGGCCGGGATGCTTACGACTGAGCTGATTCTCGAAGAAATCGTAGGAGAGATACATGATGAATTCGATAATGATCTGCCAAGTGTGGTTGTCAAAGGGGAAGTAACGTCGGTAGAAGGCAGAATGCTTATTGAAGACATCAACGATATGTTTCATCTCGATATTGAAGATGAGGATGTCGATTCGATCGGCGGCTGGTTGTTTACGCGTCTTGAAGGAAATCCGGCAAAAGGGAAGAAAGTGGAGCATGAGGGCTTCGTCTTCGAGGTAGCGGAAAGTGAACCTCTTCGTGTGCTCCGAGTACATATTTATCGCCGCAAAACCCCCGAGCCTGTTGAAGCGCCTTCCAAAAATTAA
- the yfkAB gene encoding radical SAM/CxCxxxxC motif protein YfkAB — MLNATQSGRKRGIQPLSPSYDPWDPISSLRQYGRHRLTSVEMTVSNLCNMRCEHCAVGDTLVLAEPPKLPLDMMLRKLEEVEHLETISITGGEPSFSDRTVKEYIVPLLKYARSRGLRSQINSNVTLDYSRYEAIAPYLDVMHISFNYTSADDFHEVGFAKSGHPVSRETAFRLYDRMVDNARRLSDGGLFVSAESMINYRTHGKIADIHRLIVEMGCRRHEVHPMYPSAFAADLPVINKEEMRAAIYRLVDGRDPSVWMLFGTLPFFHCSEETEERKLLARLAAEPNVTVRNDPDGRNRLNVNLFTGDVFVTDFSDVPAFGNIGSDRLDELFERWLSHPLSRSVNCHCPAAGCCGPNLLVKDMYYRNADFGTRKAIIDRKE; from the coding sequence ATGTTGAATGCAACACAATCCGGTCGAAAACGCGGAATACAGCCGTTGTCTCCATCATATGATCCATGGGATCCGATATCCTCGCTTCGTCAATACGGTCGTCATCGTTTGACAAGTGTTGAGATGACCGTGTCGAATTTATGCAACATGCGCTGCGAGCACTGCGCCGTCGGCGATACGCTTGTACTGGCGGAGCCGCCGAAGCTTCCGCTTGATATGATGCTGCGGAAGCTGGAAGAAGTGGAGCATTTGGAGACGATCAGTATTACCGGCGGTGAACCCTCATTCTCCGATCGAACGGTCAAGGAATATATCGTCCCTTTGTTGAAATATGCGCGCAGCCGGGGTCTCCGCTCGCAAATCAATTCCAATGTGACGCTGGATTACAGCCGGTATGAAGCAATCGCCCCTTATCTTGACGTCATGCATATTTCTTTTAATTATACGTCTGCGGACGACTTTCATGAGGTTGGCTTCGCGAAGAGCGGACATCCCGTTTCACGTGAGACGGCCTTTCGACTTTATGACCGAATGGTCGATAATGCCCGGCGGTTAAGCGACGGGGGGCTGTTCGTTTCCGCGGAGTCGATGATAAATTATCGGACGCACGGGAAAATTGCCGACATCCATCGTCTTATAGTGGAGATGGGCTGCAGGCGTCACGAGGTGCATCCGATGTATCCGAGTGCTTTCGCTGCTGATTTACCGGTTATTAATAAAGAAGAGATGCGGGCGGCCATATACCGGCTGGTGGACGGCCGCGACCCATCTGTCTGGATGCTGTTCGGGACGCTGCCTTTCTTTCACTGCAGCGAAGAGACGGAAGAGCGGAAGCTGCTCGCCCGTTTGGCGGCGGAGCCGAATGTTACGGTTCGCAACGATCCGGACGGACGAAACCGGTTGAACGTGAATCTGTTTACGGGAGATGTATTCGTAACGGATTTCTCCGATGTCCCGGCTTTCGGAAATATTGGCTCAGACAGACTGGATGAGCTTTTCGAGAGGTGGCTAAGTCACCCGCTCTCGCGCAGCGTGAATTGCCACTGTCCCGCAGCAGGCTGCTGCGGACCGAATTTGCTGGTGAAGGATATGTATTACCGGAATGCGGATTTTGGAACCCGGAAGGCTATTATAGACCGGAAAGAATAA
- a CDS encoding HAD hydrolase-like protein, whose translation MDSNRKLITPQALIFDMDGTLFETDTLLRGVHERIFRTLREEGLYMEPVPPVEKLLGCLGMLLEDIWKNVMPGSSEAARKRADELLLQYELEGLEAGEGSLYPHVETTLRQLKARGYKLFVASNGLEMYVKGVARFKKIADLFSGLYSAGEFATASKVDLVARLMRDHDINAAWMVGDRSSDVEAGKGNGLGVIGCAYAVYGRKEELSGADELISDFRQLLELCSAADEKVAEAGA comes from the coding sequence ATAGACAGCAATCGGAAGCTAATAACGCCGCAGGCGCTTATTTTTGATATGGACGGTACGCTCTTTGAGACGGACACGCTGTTAAGGGGCGTTCATGAACGAATTTTTCGGACTCTTCGCGAAGAGGGCTTGTATATGGAACCGGTCCCTCCGGTGGAGAAGCTGCTTGGCTGCCTCGGGATGCTGCTTGAGGATATTTGGAAAAATGTGATGCCAGGCAGCTCGGAGGCGGCTCGTAAACGGGCGGACGAGCTCCTGCTGCAGTATGAATTGGAAGGCTTGGAGGCGGGAGAGGGCTCGCTCTACCCTCATGTGGAAACGACGCTCCGTCAGCTTAAGGCGCGCGGGTACAAGCTTTTTGTTGCAAGCAACGGTCTGGAAATGTATGTAAAGGGAGTCGCGCGATTTAAAAAAATCGCCGACTTGTTCAGCGGTTTATACAGTGCCGGCGAATTTGCAACGGCCTCCAAGGTGGACCTCGTCGCTCGGCTGATGCGGGATCACGACATTAATGCAGCCTGGATGGTCGGTGACCGCTCATCGGATGTTGAAGCGGGCAAAGGCAACGGACTAGGCGTTATAGGCTGCGCGTATGCCGTGTACGGCCGCAAGGAGGAGCTAAGCGGCGCCGATGAGCTGATCAGCGATTTCCGTCAGCTGCTTGAGCTCTGCAGCGCAGCGGATGAGAAAGTTGCGGAAGCAGGGGCTTGA
- a CDS encoding manganese catalase family protein produces the protein MWIYEKKLQYPVRVSKCDPQMAKFLMEQYGGADGELAAALRYLNQRYTIPDKVIGLLTDIGTEEFAHLEMIATMIYKLTKDATPEQLRAAGLGDHFANHDHALFYNNASGVPWTAAYIQAKGDPITDLYEDIAAEEKARATYQWLIDMTDDVDLQDGLKFLREREIVHSMRFKEAVEILKADREVKKVY, from the coding sequence ATGTGGATTTATGAAAAGAAGCTGCAGTATCCGGTACGCGTCAGCAAATGCGACCCGCAAATGGCAAAGTTTTTAATGGAGCAGTACGGCGGGGCTGACGGTGAGCTTGCCGCAGCGCTTCGTTATTTGAATCAGCGGTATACAATACCGGATAAAGTGATTGGTTTGCTTACAGATATTGGAACGGAAGAATTTGCCCATTTGGAAATGATTGCCACAATGATCTATAAACTTACGAAGGACGCAACACCTGAGCAGCTCAGAGCGGCAGGTCTAGGCGATCATTTTGCCAATCATGACCATGCGCTATTCTATAACAATGCTTCCGGCGTACCTTGGACGGCAGCATACATTCAGGCGAAAGGCGACCCGATCACGGATTTGTATGAGGATATCGCCGCTGAGGAGAAAGCCCGGGCCACCTATCAATGGCTCATTGATATGACCGACGACGTCGATCTCCAGGACGGCTTGAAGTTTCTACGTGAGCGTGAGATTGTGCACTCCATGAGATTCAAGGAAGCGGTCGAGATTCTCAAAGCCGACCGGGAAGTGAAAAAGGTCTATTAA
- a CDS encoding phosphodiester glycosidase family protein: MDMKTTTRPAFKQPAAPRTTTGKGKKNKRRRGGIGRFLIYLGTFVALIVSLIGGWLFLTPSGTNFRYLMADTLITTQHREWAKYIIGQEALDKRVQEYQNEFNAMGDERDTHTIHLSTAGANDAVTENQLVQIEPITGTGYRGYIMTVKDPTKIRLCVPAKAGRGEKVSSMVKRTGAIAGVNGGGFADPNWMGNGFQPIGIVISQGKIYYKDMGDKDSTQIVGIDKHGKMVAGRYSLKQIQDMDLQEAVTFQPRIIVNGKGLIKSPKDGWGIAPRTAMGQRADGAILFVVIDGRQPGYSIGANLYDVQQIMLKHGAVIAANLDGGSSTVLVKDGDILNKPSAQHGERYLPTAFLVYEHPEQVNIPNIWDGLKPQDIDPAKW; encoded by the coding sequence ATGGACATGAAAACGACGACTAGACCTGCCTTCAAGCAGCCTGCCGCACCGCGGACAACGACTGGAAAAGGAAAAAAGAATAAACGGCGCAGAGGCGGTATCGGAAGATTCCTGATCTACTTGGGTACATTTGTGGCGTTGATTGTGTCACTGATAGGTGGTTGGCTGTTTCTAACGCCATCGGGCACGAATTTTCGTTATTTAATGGCGGATACGCTAATCACGACGCAGCACCGGGAATGGGCAAAATATATAATCGGGCAGGAAGCGCTGGACAAAAGAGTGCAGGAATATCAGAACGAATTTAATGCCATGGGAGATGAACGGGACACTCATACCATCCATTTATCGACGGCGGGCGCTAATGACGCTGTTACTGAGAATCAGCTCGTCCAGATCGAACCGATCACCGGGACAGGCTACCGCGGATATATTATGACCGTCAAGGATCCGACCAAAATTCGTCTCTGTGTCCCTGCGAAGGCAGGACGCGGAGAAAAAGTATCGAGCATGGTTAAGAGAACCGGGGCGATTGCCGGCGTAAACGGAGGAGGGTTTGCCGATCCTAATTGGATGGGGAATGGCTTTCAACCGATAGGTATTGTTATTTCGCAAGGGAAAATCTACTACAAAGATATGGGCGACAAGGATTCAACGCAGATCGTCGGCATCGATAAGCATGGAAAAATGGTTGCAGGCCGTTATTCCCTGAAGCAAATACAGGATATGGACTTACAAGAAGCGGTAACCTTTCAACCCCGGATTATCGTAAACGGGAAGGGCTTGATCAAGAGTCCCAAAGACGGCTGGGGCATCGCCCCTCGTACTGCGATGGGACAAAGGGCGGACGGCGCGATTCTTTTTGTCGTCATCGACGGGCGACAGCCGGGGTACAGCATAGGGGCTAATTTGTATGATGTACAGCAGATCATGCTTAAGCACGGTGCCGTAATCGCCGCTAATCTGGATGGCGGTTCATCGACTGTACTCGTTAAGGACGGAGATATTTTGAACAAGCCCTCCGCGCAGCATGGCGAACGTTACTTGCCGACTGCATTTCTCGTATATGAACATCCGGAGCAGGTGAATATACCGAATATTTGGGACGGTCTTAAACCGCAAGATATCGATCCGGCCAAGTGGTAA
- a CDS encoding spore coat protein CotJB yields the protein MKTVDENYYRKLFELQQLDFGLVELNLYLDTHPNDMQALQQFNQLAEQRKQCAYQYEMDYGPLMHFGHSFSKYPWQWPESPWPWQV from the coding sequence ATGAAGACGGTGGATGAAAACTATTATCGTAAGCTTTTTGAGCTTCAGCAGTTGGATTTTGGCCTGGTTGAATTGAATTTGTATCTCGATACGCACCCCAATGATATGCAGGCGCTTCAGCAGTTCAACCAGCTTGCCGAGCAGCGAAAGCAATGCGCATACCAATACGAAATGGACTATGGGCCGCTGATGCATTTTGGACACAGTTTCTCCAAATATCCATGGCAATGGCCGGAATCGCCTTGGCCTTGGCAGGTATAA
- a CDS encoding spore coat associated protein CotJA: MNVNIVKQTRDWYPFVGPFDPCPPKCVKTYVVPPNQFIPYQPMNLPQFSLHEALKLGTLWPALYSPYESRCGIREQEQT; this comes from the coding sequence ATGAATGTGAACATCGTCAAGCAAACCCGCGACTGGTATCCATTCGTAGGTCCGTTTGATCCTTGTCCGCCGAAGTGTGTTAAAACTTACGTCGTGCCGCCTAATCAATTCATTCCATATCAACCGATGAATTTACCGCAATTTTCACTGCATGAAGCGCTAAAGCTTGGGACCTTGTGGCCCGCCCTCTATAGTCCTTATGAGTCGAGATGCGGGATAAGGGAGCAGGAGCAAACATGA